The following DNA comes from Anopheles coustani chromosome 2, idAnoCousDA_361_x.2, whole genome shotgun sequence.
ATTTAGTGTTTAATTTAGTTAGTTCCGCCGGTTTGAGAAATATTCCtcaatgaaataataataaacatcgCGTCATTCATTCATCATACGTACGTaccatttttaccatttttcaaaGATACAAAATCGTCTCCCTAGCGGTGTTAACATCATCTACTTCCACGGCGACAGCGGCGGGAAATAAATAGAACTGCGCGACGTTCTGCTCGCCCACGTTTTCACGACGCCATCGGGTTAAATCAATATGCAGCATCAGTTGGACGGTTTCATTTGATGCCAGTGACCAACAGGGGTCGGAGCTGGTGCAGCGAAaatctctctctccccctcaACCAGCGTCAATGAAAATGCGGCGCATCTCGCTTACTTCCCATACCCACCCTACCACGCGCGGTTCGCTCCCACATTCAATGCGGCAATACGTCTATGTACGTCGTAATATCGTGTGAATTGTCAGCACGAACATCCCTTGGTTCAGGCGGATGCTTTTTCCCCTGGCCATCAAACCAATCCCCCGACGCGGCCGTAATCAACCGAAATTGTTAATAGAATTGTACTACCCATAGCCACTTTCCGGACATGTGAGGCAAAGTCTCCTCTACAGCATGTGGCATTTTGTTCGGGAGGTCAAGACTACGTGATAGCAGGCGGCATTTAATGCTAGTTGGAGAACTTTTTTCAAGGATTTTGGATTTAATCCATTCGCAATTATATTTCGCATGCAAACCACCTGGGTATGGGATATCATCGTTTTAGCGGAGCATGGAGTTGGGTTCTTCATTTTCCAAATTGCTTCCACTTTAAAACGATCCATACACGTGTACAACGAGGCCCAGCCAGTTTTCTTAATGTACCTCCACAGGTGAACGAGATGATGATCGCGGCTACTCTAACATcggcaaaaaagaaacgacACATGCTTTGGTGGAAACGGTATTAAATTGGCCGTGAAATGACGCAGAGGAGCAGTGAATCACTCTCCCAAACCAATCCAAAGCCCCATCGCAAGGTCAACCGTACGCGAATGGACATGGAAATGAACCTGAGGAAATACACCGTCCAACAAGACGAAAAGGTTCAGCTCCAAAGTCGGAAATGCCAAAGAGCAAGAGTGCCAAATATATGAGGATGAAGAAATTCATTCCGGGAAAATCTTCGCAgcgaaaacagaaataaaaacgcaCCAGCACCGGTTGTGGTTGATGctgtgatttaaaaataatctccTACACGCTGTTACTTCATCCCAACAATATATACATCTGCGTCGTGGTTACGTATTAGATTGATTTTAATGAGCTTCAACCTCATCTCCTTCCAGAATCGTGATTCTCCAGCACCAGATCCTACTTGCGCAATCAAGCTTTAGGGGAAACGGAACTGGCGGCTTAAATCTGGCGTGTCAATTAGAAATCCGTACAATATGGTGGTGATCGAGAGTGTTGAAGTGATTGCGGAAACGGTGGTATGTATCTTAAAAAGCCCGGAATTATTAAATTCGattgtttcttcattttagAATACGACCACCGCTTCAGCTGCCGGCTGGTTTTTTTCGGATGAAATATTTGGAATTTCCAGAGCGAAGTTGGTCGAGAACATATGGCAAAACCAGAATGCAGCAAAACCTGTTCTCCTGCTCAACCGAACGTGAGGGCGATAACGTGGACAACACGTTCGAGTGTTCGGTTGGCGAAATACGACAAACCCTCCGCCGTCGTTGTTCTCGAAGTGGATATTTTTGGTCGGCGCTGGAAGTCATTATACGCCACTTGGGCACACGATCGACGTAAAATTGCGCCTCAGGTAATTGCGCTCGAGCTCTGGGATGGAAGAGGCTGTACTCGTCAGCCTACAACCCTAGACGCTAGACACGATTTTTGATTACGTTCCTCCAAACGCGCAACTGACGATTCGATTAAAGGGAGTTTACAATTGCAACGTTATTAAAGTGCACTATTTCGAAAAGCCTAAGCACCTTTGGAAAGACATGCTACATGgctcaacgaaaacaaacccccaTAGATGCACGCAATGTTACGTATGGAATGATTCTACGAATTACCCACCATCCCCATGCACTGGCGTGCAGTAGGTTGAACGTCAATTGTAAAAATAACCCAACGACAATGGTCCGCATTGTCACACCCACACACGCCGTTGACCTTCGTCTTGGGAGTAGCGGCAGTTACGGCGGTCAGAATTGATTTTTTACGGCCATCGATCCGTTCGACACCGCCGACGAATGTCACAGAAAGCGACCCACAACCTACAAATGCTACAATAGGGGCGATGCGCTTTTTTTGGTGgctttgaaaaacaagaaagtcCGCCCTTGGGGCAAACTGGAGCGCGTCCATATTGAAGGCATCCAAAACCGGATTCTTTCGCGTTTCACGCTCGTGTCCTCAAAAACAAACCTACCTGGAAGGGCGAAGGTGGCGGTCACGGTCAGGGCAACCACCAGCAGGCAGCTGGTCGCAAATCGTCGCATTCTTCTGGACGTCCGTTGATTTGTCAAGCGTTGTCACCTACGTCGCAAATGTTGAGAGTTTTCCAGAAATTTCCAACCTTTCCGGTAAAAGTACGCGAATGTCTGTTGCTCGATTgcgtcacacaaacacacacggcaCACTTCACTTCGGTCGGCGCTCGATGGAACTAAACACTGCAAGAAACGATGACACAGTTAAATAAGTTACTAACATGGAATGGGCTCAGAAAAATGCTTGCTGGATAGTATTTTCACCACCCAACGTGTGACTTCCTTCCGGGCACTTGCGCGACCACAGTCAAAACACAAATTCGTCAAATGGCCCACTGCTGGAGTGGCAATCGTTCGGGAGAGCAGTGTACTCGCGCTTTTTCCTCCGGATAAAAACACCGTGTAGCGTACCTGGTAACGCGAGATATATCGGCCTGGCGTCTCACAACTCACTGACGGTTCACCAGCACTGGCGTATGTTAAAAGGCGCGTTCGTACTCTCGGAACACGTTCTCTCGACTAACCGGTGCTCGCCGGCCGCACAACGTCTATATATGCGACCGGCCCCGTGAGTCATGATGATGCGGTGGCCCGCGCGCTGGCACTCCTGAGGCCATTTCTGTCCCGCATCCAGCGGTCGACATCCGACGGTCCCGTTCGCTCCACAATCGAGACCCCCCTTTCCGGCTGGCGTGGATGCTAAACGGTGAGCCACGGCATCTGGGAGCAGCGAGCTACGGTCGACGGTCTGTTGCTCTGTTATGACGGGGCATCAGCAAACCCGAGTGCTGGAGTGTTGTAAAAAGTTCCCTCCATTTGCCGGTTTGGTTTCTAAGGTTAGTTTTTGAAttagttttaataaatttcaaattatttgtatttttaggTGAACCCCCGTTAACATTCATCTGTCCCAGGAAACGAACCTCAAAAGGacaattttattgaaagtgTGACATTTCCCGGATATCACCGACTCGACCCTTCGAACGCAAAGTACACAATCGCATCTTAAACGGTCGTAACCACACTCACCTTCACTCTTCTTCGTcgggttctttttttcattcatacaTCCACCAAAGGCAGCGTGACTTAtgccattttcattccacatGTAAGAATAATTTTGCTCGCATCTTCCTGCTTCGCCACAGGACCGATTGGAAGCGACAGTCGTCGTGTTCTAAAGCTGTCGACTAATCGGTGGTGTAAATGGAGATGAGAAGTGAACGACTCGAGTTGCATTTTGCCAACGTTCTGATGTCGATTAACGCTTCTGTgttaaaaggaaacaaaccgaaaaaatGGGCCTTCCACGAGGAGGAGCGATTCTGCCACGCGATAAACGATAAGTAAACCAAATTGGTCGCGCAAACGGAACTTTCTCGTACACCAACTTCCTTCCACGATGTACTGTGGTGCTATCTAAGGGTATGACTTGATTGCTTGCGCATTTATGTCGCTGAGTGCGATATCGGAAAGCATTTTTCCGCCGCACCATAAATACTCTTGACCGTTGCTGACCGAGAAGACTCCAGCATCAGCTGTTGAACGTTTGCCGATAACTGAGCCGCAACCACCAATTCAACCTCGAGCACGTGGCCATGTCAACAACGGCGCTCCCACCTAGCGGTGCTTATTTCAAATAACCAGATCAAAATATCTAAACGTAGGCGCGCTGcattgggaaaggaaaaagtacaTGTAGGAATTtaaatgcatttgtttttccggCAAACCTACCAAACGATCGATCAAACGGTTAATGGGTATGGTGCCGATCAGTGGATCGTTCTCGAGTCGGATCGTGCTCTGGTCCGATTAGTGATGCCACGttcaatcacacacacacacgtcgtCTCTGCACCCTTCGCGCATCGTAACCCTGGTCAAGGTCGTTATACCGCGCTTGGCACGCGAAGCTGATGCGCCGAAGGCCGGCTTTTTTATTCCTGGCCTCACTGCACCGCTTGGGCTACCCATGCTTGGCGATGGCATTCAGTTCAGGCGACAAACAGCCCGTAATGGGCTAGTCATCTCGGTAGAAGAAGTCAGGTGGAAATTGCTACCGCGCCCTCATGACGGAAGCAGTTATGaatattgctttttttcttcgcgTTCCGCTAGTGCCGCTTTTTTAAACTTCTTTGGCCTATGCTTTGGATCGTTTCCTTCTTCACAATAAGGTTGTAGTGTTTCGTGCGGTCTTTTGGGTAAAAACTATATCGTTGTTTGACGTTTTTATCTTTCTCCTAATGGTCCTTTTGTATCTATATTATCAATATTTTAAGTGTTCCTTTCACAGCCTTTAATGGCTTTTTCAACTGTTCGATTTCTTCTTCCATCAAAAGCTTGTTCCACATTTTTtgtctcttcttcttcaacgCATTTGTCTTTATCTGAACAATGCGTTTTGATTTAAAGAAAGTTAGAATAGACCACTATAGTTTTATAGTTCCtggcattttaaaaatatttctttaagcttaaattttgtttattttaacttaGATTCAATTGAATTTGAGCTGTTCATctcaataatattttaaactcaGAGGTACGTCGCTAGCATTCAAACATGTCAAAGCTAGTTCCGTACGTAAGGCCTTGTTCTAGAAGACCAGAAGATAAAGTGAAAACCTTACCTGTCACATTGCGCCAGGAGACTGAGTCATTGGTCTAGAAACAAGTTCAGATGATCGTATAATACAACAATGGTTCTTCTTTTGTATTTACAGAATGCTCGCGATAAACCGTGGTGACATTGATGTAAATAAATTACTCATTACTCACTCAGCAAGTATGTTTCTTCCCATCCGGACGATGAATACATAAGCTAACACTTGTGCTTGGTTTTTTGAAATGTATTTAATGAATAATCAAACTTTGGTTGAATACGAAAAATGCTGAACAATGCATTGCACGATTCGAACCTTAACGAAATTTAATAATCATCTCGGCACAATCGTTTACACATCCAAGGTGGTTGCCCATAGTCTGCGGTTgggcctttttatttttaatgattttctgtttgtaagAATACAGTAAATACAAATTTACTTCTAAGAAAATGCTGCGCAATTTGGCCAACTTGAAGATGTTCGGAGCACGATAAGCGTCGATCGTTTCCTGTCCTTACGTTTCGATTTTAAGTGCATCCCCGCGCGCCAAGCGCACGTGATTTGTGGGCTACAGCACGTCCGATTTACTTTGCGGCGATGATTTATCAGCTCCGATCGTAAGGATGAGTGAAACTGTATCCGCTACGCCTGAGGGTTTAATTGACGCGATGCTcacgtttattttttgttttcttcactttatAATGAACAGTTGGACGCTTTTCAATAGAGTTCCCCCGTGGGGAGGATGGAAGTAATGAGTTCAAAGCTGAATATTCGCGAAAGCttattcatcatcatctccCTGAGAATCGATTTTCAATCGACACACGATTGAAATTAATTCATACAAACCGGATTATCCAGTTCGATCGCACGATGTCgttgatttgtttaatttttattccttGTGCCTAGCGCTCCTTTACCGCCTTCCTGTTCCAGCCCATTTTTGAGCCACCATGGAAGTGCCCCAGATCGGGAAAAGAATAGCCGTGTCCGCGCCGCGTCGTTGGTACCATTGGGAAATCGGCTTGAAGTGTGGTCGGTAATTAGCCGATGGAGACCTGCTGCAAAGCGTTTACCCTCTTGCCCTTTCGGTTGGGctccgtttgttttgttggtcaATATCGAAGCAATCTTCAGGCGCATTGCCAACAGCAGCACGATGGACTGCATCTCTGAAGCTGAAGATAGAGCTAACGTCTAGAGGTCAAGTGACGGAGCGAGCTCCTCGAGCATCGGCCGGTTATGCTGCAATCGCTACATCTACCGATGTATCCATTCACCGGTGCTGAAGAGGCTTCATAATCATTCCTTGAGCACCATCGGGGTTCGATGAGCAAATTCATTCGATGGTCCATTTTTTGCGCCACCGTGTTTTGCTAATGTTCGCACTTTTGACGCGAGTGTTGTGGCGGGAGCAGGGCTCTAAAAATAGCTAAAAATATCCAATCGCCTGAGGATAGTTCGATTAATGTCTTAATAATGATGGAAAGAGTCGGTTTTTGTTGTACATTGAtcctttattttcattagATAAAGATTTCACCCTCAACCTCTTGTTTTGGACTTtgcaggttttttttgcgtaaTGCGGAATTGAATCACTCCCAAACATTCATGTTCTAAGAAGTGGTTTGCAAGTTCACCACCACTCGTACGTCCATTCATTCGAATGCGCCAATGAAGCAATGTATTAACTACACGCAATACTTTACACACTTGCGCAAATACCTTGTTGTTTGCGACGGAATGATGAATAATTCCTACGTTACTGGAGACTGTTTTGCCTGCATCGAACGGTTTCTCCGATCACACTGGAAAAAATCTACGACTGTTCTTTCAAAAACCTTGACTGCTCATCTAAAGCTCGTCTGAGCTACCAGTTTCAGCGATTCCATCGAAGACGCAGTCTTAAGCTAAGGTACAGCACCACGTGCAGAAACACGATCCAGATCGATAGACCGGCCACATCAACCCAGTACCGGTTCGGTTCCATGTGTAGGGCTTCCAGTATTTTGCTCGTCTTCCGATAGTAGCAGAATATTTCCTCACACCCCAACTCAGTCCGGTTGTGACCGTACGTGGCCTGCACTAATCCTTCGAACCCGTACCGGAAGTAGCTGATCAGCGTGAGCGGCTTAAACATGTCCTGCAGCTCGTTGTAGCGAATGAAGAAACCGGAGAACAGCAGCGCCGGAATGATCGACGCCGGCACGATGAACGGGCTGACCTCGATCGGGAAGAGAGCACCGGCGATCAGGCCGTAGACCTGCGACAGCCACCCGAACAGGGCGCAGATGCCCCAAAACATGATGACCCGGTCGGTTTCATTCAGCTGGCCACTCAGGTAGTACATCAGCAGTTGGAACACAGTCACGCCCGAAATCATCCACGGAAAGTCGGCGACCAGCTTGGAGAAGAAGTAGGCCGACACGGAGTAGTAGTTACTTTTGTGCTCCCGCACAAACACAGCCATCTCGAGGGGAACTACCGATTCAAAACCGGAGATCAAAAGAGAATGGATATCGAACGTGAAAGAACACTCCAGAAAGTGTCATGTACCTAGCAACTTACAAGTCAAGATCACGGTCATGGCATTGGCAAAGATAATGAACATCAAGAAGGCAATAAGCAGCGAAATATTCGACAGGACCTTCGACGCGTCGTCTCCGACGTTGAGGAATACCCAACCGATCGTGAAGCCGAACAGAATGTGACCGAAAAAGCGCAACCCCATCAGGGCGGGATTCCGGACCGTGCCCAAAGCTGTCCGTCGCGTAAGGATGGTAAACTGCTTCCACCACGTCGTCGGAAACTGCGGCCCCCGTCCGTCGATGAGAAATTCCATTGAGTTGAACTCTTGCTGGATGCCTTCAGAAATTGAAATTACTTGATGTGTTAATGGGAGCGgtttacagcgttttacatatCATCCCGCAACCccggcagtgtatgtagaacatcaaacaATGATAGTCTACTGTTAAGTATTTGTTAGATGAAACCTGCTACTTAATAAAGTTTTGATgggactttggaataaaaagccGGGAAATGCTgtatgtaaaacgctgtatcaCTGTATGTACTGCGCATTGCATAACTTTTGGCGTCTCACCTTGGTTCATCGATGCGCTAACGGATTTCTCCGATTTGACCATGAGTTTTTGAATGTCCGCCTTCTTCGTATCGTGCAGTGCTGCTATCTTAAGCACTGAGAAGTGGAAACATACATCGAAAGATGGAAACGATTATCCTCTGAATTTATTAAACTTTTAGGGAAACATACCAAAATCCCCTCGATTGTAGTACGGAGGGCAGATGAATCCAGCTTCGGCAAAGGTCGGTATCAAATTATCTAACGTCCCTTGATACATGCAGCGTCCATCCACAACGACGTAGATGTCATCGAACAGCTCCAGCAGCTCCGAACTGGGCTGATGAATCACACTCACCACGCACCGCCCTTGCCTCGCGAGATCCTTCATGTACGAAATAACCTGATACGACGAAACACTATCAAGCCCGCTTGTAGGCTCGTCGAAAAACATAATCTGTGGATTGGAAACCAATTCTAGCCCGATGGAAAGCCGCTTCTTCTCGCCACCGGAAAGACTTTGCGACCTGTTATGCGCACATTTTTGCAACCCCAGCAGCGCAATAACATCGTTCacgatcttgatcttctgcaacTGGGACACTTCGGCGGAAAGCTTCAGGTCGGCCGCGTAGTGCAAATTTTCACGTAGCGTTATATTAGGCAGCAGCGCTACATCCTGGGCCGTGTACGCAACCAACTGACGATACTGCTGCCGACTGATGATTTCATTGTTTACGGCAATTTTACCACTGACGCCCTGCGTTCTAGGAAGATAAATCATTCGTAGCCGTTTGAATATGCAACTGCGCGCAACCGATCACACTTACTTGAAGCCACTGAGCACGTTCAGCAGGGTTGACTTTCCCGCGCCAGAAGGGCCAAGAATTGCCGTGAGACGACCGCTCTCGAATGAACCGCAAATGTTGTTCAACAGTTGCTTCCGTTCTTTGCGATGCCGTACCTCGTAGGTTATGTTCTGGAACTGAAGATTGGCGCTTGCCGCATGCATCAGCGGCAGCGTAATGGCCACAGTATCACCTTTCGTTTCCATCTTTTATCACTCCCTTTGCTCAAATTAGGAAAAGCTGCGTAGGATA
Coding sequences within:
- the LOC131267431 gene encoding ATP-binding cassette sub-family G member 4-like, whose product is METKGDTVAITLPLMHAASANLQFQNITYEVRHRKERKQLLNNICGSFESGRLTAILGPSGAGKSTLLNVLSGFKTQGVSGKIAVNNEIISRQQYRQLVAYTAQDVALLPNITLRENLHYAADLKLSAEVSQLQKIKIVNDVIALLGLQKCAHNRSQSLSGGEKKRLSIGLELVSNPQIMFFDEPTSGLDSVSSYQVISYMKDLARQGRCVVSVIHQPSSELLELFDDIYVVVDGRCMYQGTLDNLIPTFAEAGFICPPYYNRGDFVLKIAALHDTKKADIQKLMVKSEKSVSASMNQGIQQEFNSMEFLIDGRGPQFPTTWWKQFTILTRRTALGTVRNPALMGLRFFGHILFGFTIGWVFLNVGDDASKVLSNISLLIAFLMFIIFANAMTVILTFPLEMAVFVREHKSNYYSVSAYFFSKLVADFPWMISGVTVFQLLMYYLSGQLNETDRVIMFWGICALFGWLSQVYGLIAGALFPIEVSPFIVPASIIPALLFSGFFIRYNELQDMFKPLTLISYFRYGFEGLVQATYGHNRTELGCEEIFCYYRKTSKILEALHMEPNRYWVDVAGLSIWIVFLHVVLYLSLRLRLRWNR